In Cololabis saira isolate AMF1-May2022 chromosome 4, fColSai1.1, whole genome shotgun sequence, one DNA window encodes the following:
- the LOC133441663 gene encoding protein FAM124B isoform X1 → MMLKKAAVFRRAGDETADSGAESAESDCSRMSSSSLHLVAGRVRQQPQLQLLPVNLHLLSNPGDSLLLQQTLDRLLRWLFPSLRIFHVSERAAPFRSYTLCPVAGYPSLAIMFFLHEAYGEERILKVLDFFQRPPWQYHHTESSGRRTAGIHITSSSAPSNAFLQPYLLPSRDFYSLGAGMPVWGVRPVHCGGEILRVTLYSGYDNYEDAVRFYETVLQRQAEEQKTGFCWFTLHVEPGLCLQLALKQLSPGVRVEACSSAVLQFSVEEIGQLVPLLPNPCTPISSTRWQTEDLDGNKVLFQVRTPAQPQQSLTSAFPPTCLNMSPRGLKLRSSGQGHSPSPSSLSTHRQGHRPRSDPVLEKLHGGGGGTESLGSGSCCSTPPGSSCYSSQRSSPAQLSTSNHPDSPLRSSVTHSLSHLLLEEEEEEPETNVDTGIAVSPCSDTAVKTLTRSSSVDLLMTLHSERPTSVGASSLEEMAKDLIECLPRTHFSPPEPSGMWRSGGCTDGATESRTSAAVRSPSRSLFAENRTSAEPSAHRNHEETVDEFFI, encoded by the exons TTCATCTCGTGGCCGGGAGGGTCAGGCAGCAGCCACAGCTGCAGCTCTTGCCGGTGAACTTGCATCTGCTTTCCAACCCTGGAGACTCTCTGTTGTTGCAGCAGACGCTGGATCGCCTGCTGCGCTGGCTTTTCCCAAGCCTCCGTATCTTCCACGTGTCAGAAAGGGCCGCCCCATTCAGAAGTTACACCCTCTGTCCTGTGGCAG GCTACCCTTCTTTGGCCATCATGTTTTTCCTCCATGAAGCTTACGGAGAGGAACGGATTCTCAAAGTCTTGGACTTCTTCCAGCGGCCACCATGGCAGTATCATCACACTGAGAGTTCCGGCCGCCGAACTGCGGGGATCCACATTACCTCCAGCAGTGCACCCTCAAATGCTTTTCTGCAGCCCTACCTCCTGCCCAGCAGAGACTTCTATAGTCTGGGTGCAGGAATGCCTGTGTGGGGGGTACGACCTGTGCACTGTGGGGGAGAAATATTGCGTGTGACATTGTACAGTGGCTATGACAACTATGAAGATGCTGTGAGGTTCTATGAGACGGTGCTGCAGCGGCAAGCAGAGGAGCAGAAGACGGGCTTCTGCTGGTTCACCCTCCACGTAG AGCCGGGGCTGTGCCTTCAGCTGGCACTGAAGCAGTTGTCGCCTGGGGTTCGGGTGGAGGCATGCAGCTCTGCCGTGCTTCAGTTCAGTGTGGAGGAAATAGGACAGCTAGTCCCACTGCTGCCAAACCCCTGCACCCCCATCAGCTCTACGCGTTGGCAGACAGAAGATCTGGATGGCAACAAGGTTCTCTTTCAG GTGAGAACTCCAGCTCAGCCTCAGCAATCTCTAACCAGCGCTTTTCCCCCAACTTGCTTGAACATGTCACCTCGGGGGTTAAAGCTCAGGAGCTCTGGGCAGGGCCACAGTCCGTCCCCCAGCAGCCTCTCAACTCACAGGCAAG GACACAGACCACGCAGTGACCCCGTCCTGGAGAAGCTtcatggaggaggtggagggacTGAGAGCCTGGGCTCGGGAAGTTGCTGCAGTACACCTCCTGGAAGCTCCTGTTACTCTTCTCAGCGCAGCAGCCCTGCTCAGCTCTCAACCTCCAACCACCCAGACTCTCCTCTGCGCTCCTCTGTCACACATTCTCTCTCTCATCTCCTtttggaagaggaggaggaggagccggAGACCAACGTAGACACAGGAATCGCTGTCTCTCCTTGCTCGGACACAGCCGTCAAAACACTTACACGCTCCTCCTCAGTTGACCTGTTGATGACTCTCCACTCCGAGAGACCCACATCAGTTGGGGCTTCATCGCTCGAGGAAATGGCCAAAGACTTGATTGAATGTCTCCCACGGACACATTTCTCCCCCCCGGAGCCCTCTGGGATGTGGCGCTCTGGTGGTTGTACGGACGGAGCCACAGAGAGCCGGACCAGTGCTGCGGTTCGGAGCCCCTCACGCAGTCTCTTTGCAGAGAACAGAACTTCTGCTGAGCCGTCAGCACATAGAAACCATGAGGAGACAGTCGATGAGTTCTTCATCTAA
- the LOC133441663 gene encoding protein FAM124B isoform X2, translated as MMLKKAAVFRRAGDETADSGAESAESDCSRMSSSSLHLVAGRVRQQPQLQLLPVNLHLLSNPGDSLLLQQTLDRLLRWLFPSLRIFHVSERAAPFRSYTLCPVAAYGEERILKVLDFFQRPPWQYHHTESSGRRTAGIHITSSSAPSNAFLQPYLLPSRDFYSLGAGMPVWGVRPVHCGGEILRVTLYSGYDNYEDAVRFYETVLQRQAEEQKTGFCWFTLHVEPGLCLQLALKQLSPGVRVEACSSAVLQFSVEEIGQLVPLLPNPCTPISSTRWQTEDLDGNKVLFQVRTPAQPQQSLTSAFPPTCLNMSPRGLKLRSSGQGHSPSPSSLSTHRQGHRPRSDPVLEKLHGGGGGTESLGSGSCCSTPPGSSCYSSQRSSPAQLSTSNHPDSPLRSSVTHSLSHLLLEEEEEEPETNVDTGIAVSPCSDTAVKTLTRSSSVDLLMTLHSERPTSVGASSLEEMAKDLIECLPRTHFSPPEPSGMWRSGGCTDGATESRTSAAVRSPSRSLFAENRTSAEPSAHRNHEETVDEFFI; from the exons TTCATCTCGTGGCCGGGAGGGTCAGGCAGCAGCCACAGCTGCAGCTCTTGCCGGTGAACTTGCATCTGCTTTCCAACCCTGGAGACTCTCTGTTGTTGCAGCAGACGCTGGATCGCCTGCTGCGCTGGCTTTTCCCAAGCCTCCGTATCTTCCACGTGTCAGAAAGGGCCGCCCCATTCAGAAGTTACACCCTCTGTCCTGTGGCAG CTTACGGAGAGGAACGGATTCTCAAAGTCTTGGACTTCTTCCAGCGGCCACCATGGCAGTATCATCACACTGAGAGTTCCGGCCGCCGAACTGCGGGGATCCACATTACCTCCAGCAGTGCACCCTCAAATGCTTTTCTGCAGCCCTACCTCCTGCCCAGCAGAGACTTCTATAGTCTGGGTGCAGGAATGCCTGTGTGGGGGGTACGACCTGTGCACTGTGGGGGAGAAATATTGCGTGTGACATTGTACAGTGGCTATGACAACTATGAAGATGCTGTGAGGTTCTATGAGACGGTGCTGCAGCGGCAAGCAGAGGAGCAGAAGACGGGCTTCTGCTGGTTCACCCTCCACGTAG AGCCGGGGCTGTGCCTTCAGCTGGCACTGAAGCAGTTGTCGCCTGGGGTTCGGGTGGAGGCATGCAGCTCTGCCGTGCTTCAGTTCAGTGTGGAGGAAATAGGACAGCTAGTCCCACTGCTGCCAAACCCCTGCACCCCCATCAGCTCTACGCGTTGGCAGACAGAAGATCTGGATGGCAACAAGGTTCTCTTTCAG GTGAGAACTCCAGCTCAGCCTCAGCAATCTCTAACCAGCGCTTTTCCCCCAACTTGCTTGAACATGTCACCTCGGGGGTTAAAGCTCAGGAGCTCTGGGCAGGGCCACAGTCCGTCCCCCAGCAGCCTCTCAACTCACAGGCAAG GACACAGACCACGCAGTGACCCCGTCCTGGAGAAGCTtcatggaggaggtggagggacTGAGAGCCTGGGCTCGGGAAGTTGCTGCAGTACACCTCCTGGAAGCTCCTGTTACTCTTCTCAGCGCAGCAGCCCTGCTCAGCTCTCAACCTCCAACCACCCAGACTCTCCTCTGCGCTCCTCTGTCACACATTCTCTCTCTCATCTCCTtttggaagaggaggaggaggagccggAGACCAACGTAGACACAGGAATCGCTGTCTCTCCTTGCTCGGACACAGCCGTCAAAACACTTACACGCTCCTCCTCAGTTGACCTGTTGATGACTCTCCACTCCGAGAGACCCACATCAGTTGGGGCTTCATCGCTCGAGGAAATGGCCAAAGACTTGATTGAATGTCTCCCACGGACACATTTCTCCCCCCCGGAGCCCTCTGGGATGTGGCGCTCTGGTGGTTGTACGGACGGAGCCACAGAGAGCCGGACCAGTGCTGCGGTTCGGAGCCCCTCACGCAGTCTCTTTGCAGAGAACAGAACTTCTGCTGAGCCGTCAGCACATAGAAACCATGAGGAGACAGTCGATGAGTTCTTCATCTAA